In a single window of the Rhodoferax fermentans genome:
- a CDS encoding VOC family protein, translating to MSNLTITEIKAFVPSKDFELSKQFYKDLGFTMASEGGGIAYFHFGQVSFLLQDFCAESFAENFMMHILVADVQAWWEQVQHSGVLEKYGGRVTALEDQPWGMRDFCLYDPSGVLWRIGQNID from the coding sequence ATGTCAAACCTCACAATCACAGAAATCAAAGCGTTCGTTCCATCCAAGGATTTCGAGCTGTCCAAACAGTTCTACAAAGATCTTGGATTCACGATGGCCTCTGAAGGTGGCGGCATCGCCTACTTTCATTTTGGCCAGGTCAGTTTCCTGCTTCAGGACTTCTGCGCGGAGTCGTTTGCCGAGAATTTCATGATGCACATCCTGGTCGCGGATGTGCAGGCGTGGTGGGAGCAGGTCCAACACAGTGGCGTGCTTGAGAAGTACGGGGGCCGTGTGACAGCGCTGGAAGATCAGCCGTGGGGCATGCGCGACTTCTGCCTCTACGATCCGTCGGGTGTTCTGTGGCGCATTGGCCAGAATATCGACTGA